A part of Setaria viridis chromosome 8, Setaria_viridis_v4.0, whole genome shotgun sequence genomic DNA contains:
- the LOC117833095 gene encoding uncharacterized protein isoform X1, which produces MAAQAEAEEEVRLELEAVAAVYGDDVRVLRDLPPHLVVHVRPRTADDSSQQFVELFLGIKASSQYPNEPPHIYAVESKGLDEDRQSYLIRSIQNKAKELSNYPMLVTLCEEAGEILSNMNHPAGDCPLCLYPLMREDKDGSELPFMKLMSCYHCFHSDCIMRWWEWLQHGDANLKERNTRGFDLSSSGKHYNVNQNKGFCPVCRKVFDEKDIEHVRDLLGESTSRLESLTLDLGEAEKELFHSEAEQIRRKRIESLVNLQQECNGLIEPKKDLAIQPGMYVTLPPSTPDTAAEENADPSEDTPTSTSGTEQRSQVNNTSSNKPKNSGYRRRNRANTSRRQPHGQPHRQPGMQQWQRKEADTSQQ; this is translated from the exons ATGGCAgcgcaggcggaggcggaggaggaggtgcggctGGAGCTGGAGGCTGTGGCGGCGGTGTACGGCGACGACGTCCGCGTGCTCCGCGACCTCCCGCCCCACCTCGTCGTCCACGTGCGGCCCCGCACCGCCGACGACTCCTCGCAGCAG TTTGTGGAACTCTTTCTTGGAATTAAAGCATCCTCACAG TATCCAAATGAACCACCTCACATTTATGCTGTGGAAAGTAAGGGCCTTGATGAGGATCGACAGTCATATCTTATTAGAAGCATCCAGAACAAGGCAAAAGAGCTTTCCAACTATCCAATGCTTGTGACATTATGTGAG GAAGCTGGAGAGATCCTCTCGAATATGAATCATCCAGCAGGGGATTGTCCACTGTGTCTATATCCTTTAATGAGAGAGGATAAGGATGGCTCTGAGTTGCCTTTCATGAAGTTGATGTCATGCTACCACTGCTTCCACAG TGACTGCATTATGAGATGGTGGGAATGGCTCCAACATGGTGATGCTAACCTTAAGGAGCGTAATACTAGAG GATTCGATTTGTCCAGCTCAGGCAAGCATTATAATGTGAATCAGAACAAAGGATTTTGTCCAGTTTGCCGCAAAGTGTTCGATGAGAAGGATATTGAGCATGTTCGTGATCTGTTGGGTGAAAGTACTTCCCGGCTG GAATCATTGACACTTGACCTGGGTGAAGCTGAGAAGGAATTGTTCCATTCTGAGGCAGAGCAAATCAGGAGAAAAAGAATCGAATCACTTGTTAATCTGCAGCAAGAATGCAACGGGCTGATTGAACCGAAGAAAGACCTTGCCATACAACCGGGAATGTATGTTACTCTTCCTCCCAGCACACCAGACACAGCTGCAGAAGAGAACGCTGATCCCAGCGAGGACACCCCTACTTCAACCTCAGGAACAGAGCAACGCAGCCAGGTAAACAACACCAGCAGCAATAAGCCGAAGAATTCTGGATATCGAAGGCGAAACCGAGCTAACACTTCAAGAAGACAGCCTCACGGCCAACCTCATAGGCAGCCTGGTATGCAACAGTGGCAGAGGAAAGAAGCAGACACTTCACAGCAATAA
- the LOC117833095 gene encoding uncharacterized protein isoform X2: MAAQAEAEEEVRLELEAVAAVYGDDVRVLRDLPPHLVVHVRPRTADDSSQQFVELFLGIKASSQYPNEPPHIYAVESKGLDEDRQSYLIRSIQNKAKELSNYPMLVTLCEEAGEILSNMNHPAGDCPLCLYPLMREDKDGSELPFMKLMSCYHCFHSDCIMRWWEWLQHGDANLKERNTRGKHYNVNQNKGFCPVCRKVFDEKDIEHVRDLLGESTSRLESLTLDLGEAEKELFHSEAEQIRRKRIESLVNLQQECNGLIEPKKDLAIQPGMYVTLPPSTPDTAAEENADPSEDTPTSTSGTEQRSQVNNTSSNKPKNSGYRRRNRANTSRRQPHGQPHRQPGMQQWQRKEADTSQQ; encoded by the exons ATGGCAgcgcaggcggaggcggaggaggaggtgcggctGGAGCTGGAGGCTGTGGCGGCGGTGTACGGCGACGACGTCCGCGTGCTCCGCGACCTCCCGCCCCACCTCGTCGTCCACGTGCGGCCCCGCACCGCCGACGACTCCTCGCAGCAG TTTGTGGAACTCTTTCTTGGAATTAAAGCATCCTCACAG TATCCAAATGAACCACCTCACATTTATGCTGTGGAAAGTAAGGGCCTTGATGAGGATCGACAGTCATATCTTATTAGAAGCATCCAGAACAAGGCAAAAGAGCTTTCCAACTATCCAATGCTTGTGACATTATGTGAG GAAGCTGGAGAGATCCTCTCGAATATGAATCATCCAGCAGGGGATTGTCCACTGTGTCTATATCCTTTAATGAGAGAGGATAAGGATGGCTCTGAGTTGCCTTTCATGAAGTTGATGTCATGCTACCACTGCTTCCACAG TGACTGCATTATGAGATGGTGGGAATGGCTCCAACATGGTGATGCTAACCTTAAGGAGCGTAATACTAGAG GCAAGCATTATAATGTGAATCAGAACAAAGGATTTTGTCCAGTTTGCCGCAAAGTGTTCGATGAGAAGGATATTGAGCATGTTCGTGATCTGTTGGGTGAAAGTACTTCCCGGCTG GAATCATTGACACTTGACCTGGGTGAAGCTGAGAAGGAATTGTTCCATTCTGAGGCAGAGCAAATCAGGAGAAAAAGAATCGAATCACTTGTTAATCTGCAGCAAGAATGCAACGGGCTGATTGAACCGAAGAAAGACCTTGCCATACAACCGGGAATGTATGTTACTCTTCCTCCCAGCACACCAGACACAGCTGCAGAAGAGAACGCTGATCCCAGCGAGGACACCCCTACTTCAACCTCAGGAACAGAGCAACGCAGCCAGGTAAACAACACCAGCAGCAATAAGCCGAAGAATTCTGGATATCGAAGGCGAAACCGAGCTAACACTTCAAGAAGACAGCCTCACGGCCAACCTCATAGGCAGCCTGGTATGCAACAGTGGCAGAGGAAAGAAGCAGACACTTCACAGCAATAA